ACGATCACGCTCACCTAAGTACATCTCTTGTTGGATTTGGTAGATAAGCTGAAGCAACACCACTTGTTGCAGGTGCTTGCGTCCCTTGAGCTCTTCTAACTCCAGAACGGTGAAACGGTTTTTGAAGCGAATATTGTTGTGGCCATTAAAGAAACGGCCATATTCGCCCTGTGTCGTAAACGGATAGAGCTGCTCACCCACGTCTTGCACACGTCGGTCTTCATGATTTTTTAAGGCCTCTGCCACATCATCAACCAACATGGCACGACCTTTTTTCTCCCACAGTTCACGGGTCTGACGCTTTAGGTTGGCCATCTGAAAATCAGTTAATGACTGCGTAGGCGCGGCCATTGCGGCCAATAATCCAACCAGTACATCCGCTTCTTCGTCATAGTCCTCAACGATTTCAAACGGGTTTAAGCAAATGCCACTATCCCGCCCGAACTGTAAGAACTCTCCGTCATAAACTTCACACAGCTTTTCATAAGAGCGGCCAACATCAATCACCCAGCATTGCCCGCCTTCTGATAAGTAGGAGGAGATGATTTCGTTCACCAGGAAAGACTTGCCCGACCCCGATTGCGCCGCGATGCAACAGTTGTAATTACTGCCCGAGTCATAAAGGGACACACTCATGATCTGACCATTACGGGAAACAAAGTTAATCACCGGCGTGCCAGTGCCTTTCCAATCCGCAAACAAAGGCAACAGAGGGATGACATGCCGTGTCGCCATGGTCTTGAATCGAAACAAGTCGTTCATCGCCTGGCGGTCAGCACCAAATGGCAAGGCATTCAGGAAAATGGGCAAACAGAAGTACTTGTCTTCCATCAGCTCAAATCCGAGCTCTTTGAAATAGGTTCGAGCATTTGAAACAGAGCTGATGGACGCCTCTTCCGTCGGGGAAAACAGCGTTAAGGTCATATTTGCCCGAATAGGACGATCACCTTCTTGCAAGGCTTCAAAAAGAACATCGAACCCCTTTTTCTTGGCTGCAAGCACCGGCACAAACTTGAGCATCGGGCCATAGGCCTGATTGACCGCCCATTGACGCTTCGTCTCTAAACGAGATCGCATCGCCTCAGCTGAGGGAAAGTGAATGGTGACATTTAGCAAAAAGCTGCCGCGTAAACCGCGACTGCCCGTCATCATATCGCCCGCAAAACTTGCGGCATGACCAAACCAGATCCGCTCAGGCAAGCGCTTAAACGATAAGGTTTTAACTCGGTAATCACCCAGCATCAGACCTTGGCTATCCACCTTGATAGATCGGTCATAATCCAACACTTGCTCTCGAAGTGGTTTATCTGCCTCACTGCGGATTGGAGATGGATTACGCCAAGAAGCATCTTTTCCCCAGTTAAGTTGCGCACTTAATGCCGCGAGCCAATTTCGGTCAGTCATCTCAGTGACGCGAAAACCAACCGTTGCCAACGCCTGCGAGAAAGAAGCCCGAAGCGCGGATGCTCGACTCAACTCACGCTCCGTCGGTATAGGACTTTCCAAAGGCAATTTGCAGGTGACGATCAGTTGAAAGTTGCGTACCTGAGTCTGGGTCGATTCTTCTATCGGTTGAACCGTGCCCCCATCGAGGAAATCCGCACGTTTGCGTATCGACGCCCTAAGCAATGGATCGGATTGACGATGCCGTAAGCCCATCATGCGCTGAAGGTCGGTTTGAATATCAGGCGAGGCGTACAGGCCAAATTGCAGCAAAGTGTCTTTTGGCCAGTCGTTGTTGAGTAGAACATTAACCCTGTCTGCAACAGACTCATCACCACCCGGCAATGGGTCACATAGAAAACCAAAGCCAACACTCTGGTCTTCCATGAAAAACAGTTGCTCATCGTCGGAATAGGCCAATACTGGCAACAGCTCTGAAGCGCGTTGCCCTGAATACAGAGAGGCTTTCATTACCGCCCCTCCAACCAAGCAGAAAGGTCATAAGGACGGCCTCGGCTGATGCGACCATCATTGGCGACGATGAAAGGCACACCTTGAATGCCCAGGATTTGAGCTGTAACCAAGGTACGCTGCATTGGTTCTAGGTCGCAGGCATCATCCTGTTCTAGGTTACCAATCCGGCCATTCAGCAATGCATCGGTGGCCGCTTTCTTGTCACGCGCACAGCCAAGCTGGCGAACCTGACGCTCTGAATCAGGACCAAGCACTGGCACAGGGAGAATTTGGAAGGTGTATTCTTTGGTTAACGGTAAGGCTTGTTTCAAAAGCTCATGGCAATGCGGGCATCGTGGGTCAACAAAGACCACCACTTTCTTTTTGCCTTCACCCAGCGTCAGTGGATTCAAATCATCCATTTTTAAGCCAAGACGACTTAAGTCCAGCGTGTTTCCCGCTTCTCGAATTTCTTCAAGGCTAGTAAGCGGCTTTTTCGACCAGGCATCATAGAGCGTGCCATCAATGACGAACCGGCCACTGTCTGACATGAAAACAATACGGCCATTGCTTTCGACCGCTTTCATACCCGTGACCGGCAAAGAAACCATGCCGTCAATTTTGCCAACGGGCGACACTTCAGACACAGGTTCAGCTTGAACCAAAGGAGAAAGCGCAAGCGCTAGAATGATTGGAGATAGTTTTCGCATGAGGAGTCCTCGTTAATGTAAATCGAGGCTCCAGTCTATGCAGTTGTCCTATGTGGACTCGGTTAGATAGATTGAAGAAATCGCAATCTAACTAGGGGGCTTATAGCTCGTTGAGGATTGTTATAAACGAATTACTCGGCGTTTGCGTTAACAAGCCAATCATCAAGCACTTGCTTTAATTTATCTAATTGCTCTTGATGTTTTGTTTGATTCTTTGCCAATTTGTTAATGTTCTGCAACTTCCAACGAATCGCTGGCAAGTCTGCTGCATTAGGATAGTCAAACAAAGCCCAGTCAGGTTGCCCTCTTTTGAATGACATAAGGAAAGCATGATCCCTTTCTGTGAAATGTTTTTGCAGTTCAATTAACATCATGGGCCTAACAGAGGCTAAGTCTTCGCATTCAACTTTTTCAAAAGTCATTCCGTCAAATTCTGTCTGAAATTTCTCATTCAGAGGCTGCCAGTTTGGCGACATGACTTCATTAATAGGCCGAGGGTGACTTAATGTATAGGTTAAAAAACCCACCAAAATCTCTCTCGAAATCCCTTCACTGCCAAGTAACATACGCACATCAAATAAGTCGCGAGGATGTTGGCGATCCATTGCAGCACACAATTTCCCACCATACAGATCGGGAAGACTGACTACCTGAATCTCAGCATAACCAAACTCGTCTTCAACAGACTCTTGAACTGGCATTATTTCTGCACTATGCAATGTACCTCTGGCGACGGGCGACACTTCAATTTTGATCGTCGCAACCGGACTTGATACAACTATTCTCAGTTCATCAGCTTTATTATCCTGAAATGCCGCTCTGATATCTGGTTGAGTATTGATTCTGTCTGTAATGCGCTGCAATGCAGCCCTGACATTAATCAAAGCCTCATCTCTTGGTTCAAGTGGAAGATAAGCAAGATCAATATCTACAGATAACCGAGGAAAATCTCTCACAAATAAATTAATGGCGGTGCCACCTTTAAGTGCAAAAACCGTCTCTGTTGCTACCACAGGAAGCATTCTTATGAGCAAGGAAACCTGTTTGTAATATGGGCTATCTTTATCCATTATGTTGTTCACCTTTTTTGACGCTTAATATCTCTGGCACTGTGATTTGATATCGCTCATCAAAACGTCCTTTTTCGACAACCTGCCGCTTTCCTGCACCCAACTCAATTCTTGTTTCATCTATGCGATTGACCCACTGGTGATCGTAGTATCGACCCAGAAATAGAAATATTCGGTTTGCCTGAACAGAGCTGCTTCGCTCAAGAATATCTTGTACTTTTCTAGGGCTAAGATTGACTAAACCCTGAAATAATTCTGCGACATGCTCAAATGAAATCAGCTTCCCAATCCCGTCTACCACTTCATAGGCAGCAAGTTCTGCACAGCTGACAGTGAGTTCTTTCTCTTTAACCGTGATCCTTTTCAAATCTTTCTCGGGATTCACTTCAAGCTTATGATTTCCACAGTAAAACCAATTCTGATAAGGGAATTCACGAAACCATTTTGGTAAGGACGACTTATTTTTAACGCAAATCCAAACTTGCTCTTTGTTCAGCTGTAAATAGTGACTCAGTCCTTGGTGAGTTAAGCTGCTCAATCCAGCCAAATGAACTGGAACGCCCAATTGCACATCCAATGCTTGAATGGCATCAACCCAAGTTGGCTTTATATCGCCCTGCGCATCTGGACGATAATACACGCCAGAACATAGCTTCTTTAGCCAACCGTTCTGCGCGTACTTTTGAGCCAAGGAATAGCTCACACCGTTTTCAGTCAGCCATTGCTGAAGTACTAGCGCACCAGGAGAAGTATGAGCAACAAGCCAGTTTATCTTAGATGACATTTTAACACCCAAAGTATGAATATCACGAACAGTATAAACCATATAGTTTATTGTGACAGTGATTTTAACACTTTAGGTATTAATATACCAAATACTGTAAACCAAGCCCGCTAATGCGGCGTTGTTGAAATGAAAAGGTCTACACAACATCACCAATAACCCGATGTTGTGTAGACCTAGTTTGATTACCTTAAGTGAACTGCCGACTATGGCTCACATTCAGGTGCCCAGTAAAACGGCGCTGATTGCTGGAACAGTTGTGCCAATAACTTCTTGAGTGCTGGCAACAACAGGTAAGGTTGCAGACATAACACTTTCAACGACGGTTGGCGTATTGTAGAGACCCATACCGCCACCAATGCCCAAGGCAAAAGCCATCAAGCTTTGGCGAGCGATACCGCCCACAATACCCACCAGAACCATGGCTCCCGCTACGATCCGTCCCAAAGTACCTTGGGTCCAATCTTTTAGGGTATCCCACACATCAGTGAAAGCATCACCACCGGTGCCCGCAAATGAGGGCTCCGAAATCATTAACGCCATTAAACCAAGCGCACCAATGGTCATTAGGCGCTGAGTTTGAATGGTGCGAACTGCATTTGTCATTCGTTAGTTTCTCCGTAGATACTCAAGTTATCGCGCTTACCATCAGCTCCCGCTGAGGCTGAATCGCTTTGAGTCTGAAGTGGACGTAGCACTGGCGAAACCGTTCGAGGTGCTGACACCCCAATATCCCACCGGCGCGGTTCAATTTCGGTAAACACGTAGCTGGATAAATTCAGATCTCCACGGTCATCCTCCCAAGGCGCAATCCAAATCCGCATCACCCTTGAAGGAATGCGAATAGGTGCAGATTGCTGCGTCTCAGGTAATGCTGGATGGCTCAGCAGCCCTGTCTCTAAATCAGATTGTGAATACCCAGAGGGAGAACCAATTCGAGTCGCCACAGCATCAATCGTCTTGGGTGCAGCCCCATTACTGGTAAGCTCATAGACTTCACGAGCGGATAAACAGCGCACACCGTCAGGCATACCTGGGCATCCATATTCACTACTCCCAAGACCCAATGAACTACAGCCAGACAATAAGGTTGAGCCGACTGCCAATAAAAGTAATCCAGCTTTAGACCACTGTTTTGACTGGTGCTTTGGGTTGTTCTGCATTGATGTCGTCATGGTTAACTCTCCTCTGGATACACATCTTATTGTCTGAAACGGACTTCGATCGGTTAGCAACATGCAGGATTTTTTCATCTTCTTGCACCTCCCCCTTGCGAAGTGGCCAACGACAACGAGGCCCCACGAGTGACTATGACTTCAATTTTCCTTGCAGCGTCTACCTCTATGACTGGGAACATATTTTCAGCCATGTCCAAATAGAACTTGGCCACGCGATCCAATGCTTTACCGGTGCCTTTAATCGCAGCACCTTGTAATGCTTCTTGGCTCATGACTTGCTGGTACAGCTGAGTATCACCAGCATTACCCGTCTGAATCGTCGGAACAGGATTTACATCAAATGCGCCTGCCAAGCCCTGAAGGAATCCGGCCATCATTGATTTGGCCACCAGTTGGCCTTGTTTCGACACTAATCGGCCACGAATACCGGCTTTGCCGTCTTCACCCACGGCATAAGAATCCAGTCGCGTTTCAATGACGCCACCATCTTCTCTCACACATGAAATGGTCTCGCCTCGCAAATAGGCACGCTCAGAGCTCAAATCACCGTAACCTGCGGCGATCAAGAAACACTCTTTGATATCCGCTCTAAATCGGTTA
The genomic region above belongs to Methylophaga frappieri and contains:
- a CDS encoding nucleotidyl transferase AbiEii/AbiGii toxin family protein, with the translated sequence MDKDSPYYKQVSLLIRMLPVVATETVFALKGGTAINLFVRDFPRLSVDIDLAYLPLEPRDEALINVRAALQRITDRINTQPDIRAAFQDNKADELRIVVSSPVATIKIEVSPVARGTLHSAEIMPVQESVEDEFGYAEIQVVSLPDLYGGKLCAAMDRQHPRDLFDVRMLLGSEGISREILVGFLTYTLSHPRPINEVMSPNWQPLNEKFQTEFDGMTFEKVECEDLASVRPMMLIELQKHFTERDHAFLMSFKRGQPDWALFDYPNAADLPAIRWKLQNINKLAKNQTKHQEQLDKLKQVLDDWLVNANAE
- the traV gene encoding type IV conjugative transfer system lipoprotein TraV, with the translated sequence MTTSMQNNPKHQSKQWSKAGLLLLAVGSTLLSGCSSLGLGSSEYGCPGMPDGVRCLSAREVYELTSNGAAPKTIDAVATRIGSPSGYSQSDLETGLLSHPALPETQQSAPIRIPSRVMRIWIAPWEDDRGDLNLSSYVFTEIEPRRWDIGVSAPRTVSPVLRPLQTQSDSASAGADGKRDNLSIYGETNE
- the traC gene encoding type IV secretion system protein TraC, whose translation is MKASLYSGQRASELLPVLAYSDDEQLFFMEDQSVGFGFLCDPLPGGDESVADRVNVLLNNDWPKDTLLQFGLYASPDIQTDLQRMMGLRHRQSDPLLRASIRKRADFLDGGTVQPIEESTQTQVRNFQLIVTCKLPLESPIPTERELSRASALRASFSQALATVGFRVTEMTDRNWLAALSAQLNWGKDASWRNPSPIRSEADKPLREQVLDYDRSIKVDSQGLMLGDYRVKTLSFKRLPERIWFGHAASFAGDMMTGSRGLRGSFLLNVTIHFPSAEAMRSRLETKRQWAVNQAYGPMLKFVPVLAAKKKGFDVLFEALQEGDRPIRANMTLTLFSPTEEASISSVSNARTYFKELGFELMEDKYFCLPIFLNALPFGADRQAMNDLFRFKTMATRHVIPLLPLFADWKGTGTPVINFVSRNGQIMSVSLYDSGSNYNCCIAAQSGSGKSFLVNEIISSYLSEGGQCWVIDVGRSYEKLCEVYDGEFLQFGRDSGICLNPFEIVEDYDEEADVLVGLLAAMAAPTQSLTDFQMANLKRQTRELWEKKGRAMLVDDVAEALKNHEDRRVQDVGEQLYPFTTQGEYGRFFNGHNNIRFKNRFTVLELEELKGRKHLQQVVLLQLIYQIQQEMYLGERDRRKIVFIDEAWDLLTQGDVGKFIETGYRRFRKYGGSAVTVTQSVNDLYDSPTGKAIAENSANMYLLGQKAETINALKKEGRLPLGEGGYEYLKTVHTVTGVYSEIFFITEMGTGIGRLIVDPFHKLLYSSRAEDVNAIKQLTRKGLSVADAISQLLKERGYE
- the traA gene encoding TraA family conjugative transfer protein; its protein translation is MTNAVRTIQTQRLMTIGALGLMALMISEPSFAGTGGDAFTDVWDTLKDWTQGTLGRIVAGAMVLVGIVGGIARQSLMAFALGIGGGMGLYNTPTVVESVMSATLPVVASTQEVIGTTVPAISAVLLGT
- a CDS encoding DsbC family protein, with product MRKLSPIILALALSPLVQAEPVSEVSPVGKIDGMVSLPVTGMKAVESNGRIVFMSDSGRFVIDGTLYDAWSKKPLTSLEEIREAGNTLDLSRLGLKMDDLNPLTLGEGKKKVVVFVDPRCPHCHELLKQALPLTKEYTFQILPVPVLGPDSERQVRQLGCARDKKAATDALLNGRIGNLEQDDACDLEPMQRTLVTAQILGIQGVPFIVANDGRISRGRPYDLSAWLEGR
- a CDS encoding type IV toxin-antitoxin system AbiEi family antitoxin, yielding MSSKINWLVAHTSPGALVLQQWLTENGVSYSLAQKYAQNGWLKKLCSGVYYRPDAQGDIKPTWVDAIQALDVQLGVPVHLAGLSSLTHQGLSHYLQLNKEQVWICVKNKSSLPKWFREFPYQNWFYCGNHKLEVNPEKDLKRITVKEKELTVSCAELAAYEVVDGIGKLISFEHVAELFQGLVNLSPRKVQDILERSSSVQANRIFLFLGRYYDHQWVNRIDETRIELGAGKRQVVEKGRFDERYQITVPEILSVKKGEQHNG